The Engraulis encrasicolus isolate BLACKSEA-1 chromosome 3, IST_EnEncr_1.0, whole genome shotgun sequence genome segment tttcttcttcttcttcttcttcttcttcttcttcttcttcttcttcttcttcttcttcttcttcttcttcttcttcttcttcttcttcttcttcttcttcttcttcttcttcacaattataatgatggtggtgatgatgattataatggtgatgatgatgatgatgatgatagcgatgattatgattgtgatggtggtgatgatgatgaagatggtgatggtggtggtcactggtgatgatgaagatgatgatgacgatggtgatgatgacattGATAATGAGGATGAtgctgatgacgatgacgatggtgatggtggtagtggtggtgatgaagatgatgatggtggtgatgatggtgatggtgatgatgatgattatgacttGCGAAACGTCTTCTGTTTGTTGCTCTTTGTGGAGGCTGTCTGTTCCATAACTTAATTAACTAGTGTTGTCCATCTCTATTGCTGTGACTATGTCAAACTGTTATCAAACAGTATCTGATCATTTGTCTtctttcttcatcatcatcctcctcctcctctccttcttcttcttcttcttctccttttcctaCCTGGTGTAATCATGTCATCACCATGGTGTTCCGATTCGCCCGAAATGCAGAAGAAGCTGAGTCACCGCCCCCTGAGATGTGAGTGTTTGTCACCGCCCCTTGAGATGTGAGTGTTTATCACCGCCCCTTGAGATGTGAGTGTTTGTCACCGCCCCTTGAGATGTGAGTGTTTGTCACCGCCCCTTGTGACTTCCACCCTGCCAGATGACAACAGAGATGCATTGCCACCGGCACCACACGGCACCCTTGTGACGTGTGCGGGTTTGTGCaggtttgtgtgcgcgtgcgtgcgagggTGCGTGCGAGGGTGCGTgcgagggtgcgtgcgtgcgtgcgtgcgtgcgagggtgCGTGTGCATCCTGCAGATGGGACAGACAGGACCATAGTGCCCATCTTTGGTCgtgatgtggcacacacacacacacacacacacacacacacacacacacacacacacacacacacacacacacacacacacacacacacacacacacacacacacacatgcaaaacccGGGACATGGCATTGAATTCATTGAGTGGGCAGTGGGCACACACCTGGACTTGCTATGGAGATCCATCCATCCGGTCCCATTTGAATGCGCATTGAGTGGGCATCAGTCTATTTTCTAGCTGCAGGTAGTCGACTGTCGGTAAAGAGTCGACTGTGTCAGACATGGGGTCCACTTTGACTGTTGACGTGTGTAGGTTGCATGGCGTAGGCTTGGACTGGCATCTGTGTACGTCTACTCTAGAGTCCACTTTGGATAGATGTGGGAGTAtagtctagtccagtggttcccaaactttttcccctgcgcacccccctgtacatttcaaagtggtttgtgcacccccttgtacatttcaattggTTCGCGCGCCCCCCCAAGCGaatttatggtgtgctgatggccatgcaAGTATGGATTAGCTgagcattcactgcacattatgcacagtcgtttttaaactgcacttcagatggacccttccagcatacaattcaccataaaattaaaaacaaattaatattcattaatgctagatataaaacacacatatcaaccatcgctctattcagctcgcgcaccccctaatgtgtgcatgcaccccagtttgggaaaccctggtctagtcGGACAGGTGGTGGGCATGGAGTGGGCATGGAGTCTTCTCTGGTTGCCAGTGGGCATTGAGCATTAAGCGGTCACCGGTGGTGGGCATGGACTGGGCATGGAGCCTTCTCTGGTTGCCAGTGGGCAGTGGACATGGGGTCCACTGTGATTGGCTGTGTCCACTTTTTAGTTAGTCACTCAAATGTCGTCGTCTGGTGCACAGTCTTGAGGATGTTCTTTAATTGGAGTGAACTCTTTGCCCGTCTATGACTAAGGAAAAAGGCTTTCATATAGTTTGTCActggctgctttttttttttggctttctgactttaatttgacaggacagtgaagacggtgacaggaagcgagtggggagagagagacgggaaagggccggaaaagaccagggtgtgtgtgtgtgtgtgtgtgtgtgtgtgtgtgtgtgtgtgtgtgtgtgtgtgtgtgtgtgtgtgtgtgaaggcccggctaagaccagggtgtgtgtgtgtgtgtgtgtgtgtgtgtgtgtgtgtgtgtgtgtgaaggcccgGCTAAGGACTAGGGACGGCAAAGGAACCaggccggaatggaacccgggtcagccggaatggaacccgggtcagccgcatagcagacaaTTGCCATTAGTGCAACGGTAGGACCAGTGACTGGCGGTTTCTACGGTTACAGAAGTTGGTCTTCTGATGCGACTGTGATGGAGTGAGCTCTTGTAGtagtggtgcgtgtgcgtgtgcgtgtgcgtgtgcgtgtgcgcgtgcgcgtgcgcgtgcgcgtgtgcgtgtgcgtgtgcgtgtacgtgtgcgtgtgtgtgtgtgcgtgtgtgtgatggtgtgagtTCTTGTATGATGAAGATGTCACATTGCCTTGGTGCCTAGCAACCAACCGCCACCGACATGGCAATTGGGGACAAgggggaggagacacacacacataaatacacacacataaatacacacacacacacacacacacacacacacacacacacgcacacgcacacacatatcaaaaacacacatagacaccagAAACACACATTGTGGTGGCGTTTGGGGAacaggataaacacacacacacacacacacacacacacacacacacacacacacacacacacacacacacacacacacacacacacacacacacacacacacacacactctctctctcatgagggAGGTGCTTCATCAGTTCTGTTCTCAGGAGATGAGAGCGCATCCACATTCCATCTGTCccaacgctgacacacacactgtgtgtgtgtgtgtgtgtgtgtgtgtgtgtgtgtgtgtgtgtgtgtgtgtgtgtgtgtgtgtgtgttgatgcaccTCCCACATGAGTGTGTTCTCCTGAGGATGGGGCTGATAAAGTACCTcccacatgaatgtgtgtgtgtgtgtgtgtgtgtgtgtgtgtgtgtgtgtgtgtgtgtgtgtgtgtgtgtgtgtgtgtgtgtgtgtgtgtgtgtgtgtgtgtttgcgagagagagctatatggtgtgtgtgtgtgtgtgtgtgtgtgtgattgaatgcaagccctcgtgtgtgtgtgtgtgtgtgtgtgtgtgtgtgtgtgtgtgtgtgtgtgtgtgtgtgtgtgtgtgtgtgtgtgtgtgtgtgtgtgtgtgtgtgtgtgtgtgtgtgtgtgtgcagcgtgcccAGATCTGTCCTGGTGATATGAGAGGAACCCGTAACCATCTGTCTCCCAGGACAACCACCTCTCAGCACACAACACACTtcctctgacgcacacacacacgcacacacacacacacacacacacacacgcacgcacacgcacacgcacacgcacgcacacgcacacgcacacgcacacgcacgcacacgcacacgcacacgcacacgcacacgcacacgcacacacacgcacagacacgcacacacacacacacacacacacacacacacaagcacgcacacacacacacatgcacaccctcacAGCATCCCCCAAACATGCATACAGCCGCCCCCTAAACATCATCAGCAACCCCATCAGCTGCCTCATGTTAAGCACACCGCCCCCTCCCTCTAAAtctctaaacacacacgcacgcgcacgcgcacgcacacgcacacacacacacacgcacacacacacacacacacacacacacacacacacacacacctttaccccATGCCCACAAaccccctcacccccaacccccaacccctctTCTCACACTTTGGTCTGTGATATACATTGCGTCCTCATCATGTTTCCTGAATTTGTCACCTTttataaataatcatgttttaTAAATAATAACGTTTTATTTCCGCCCCCACCCCCGCCTGAGACCATGAAGCACCATGCAGCGTCCGATCCAAACGCCCTCACGTGTGGTCAGAAATACCAACAAGAGTAACACCTCTCTTAgacaaagaccacacacacacacacacgcacgcgcgcgcacgcacgcacaccacacacacaccacgccacatacacacacacacgcgcacacacgcacgcacacacacacacacacacacacacacacacacacacacacacacacacacacacacacacgcacacacacacacacacacgcactctccatACACAAAGGCCCACCATGCCGCTGGTGCTGGTGTCACGCAGGGTGTTACGCTGATGTGTCCATTTCATACGGATGATGATAgatagaggaagaaggagaaggagagagagagagagagagagagagagagagagagagagagagagagagagagagagagagagagagagagagagagagagagagagagagagagagacaaagagacaaagagagagacaaagagagagacaaagagagagaaacagagagagagagagagagagagagaggcagagagaaaggggggcaaagagagagacaaagagatgaagaaagagagcgaCAGAAGGGGAAAAAGAGTGCTAGAGAGATTGAAAGACTGAAAAGGCAATACGAGAgttgtagagtagagagagagagagagagagagagagagagagagagagagagagagagagagagagagagaatggtggtggtgggggtgtgtttgtgtgacctgATCAGGTCAGAGGTTCTGCCAGGAGATATTTCTGGAAGAGATGTGACTGCGTCGGCGGAACACTGGCTGCTAGCAACACAAAGGTGACACATCCGGTATCCATGGAGACACAACAGAACGTCTGCAGGACGTCTGACCCTGATGCACACTTCTGTTACCATGGACGCAGCAGAACACAGGAACCACGGGAACAGGAACAACGGAACGTCTGGCCCTGGTGTACAGTAGTTACCATGGACACAGtggaacacacaaacaacagaacATCTAACCGTGACGCACACTACTGTTACCATGGATGCAGCAGAACACAGGAACAACGGAACGTCTGGGTAACGTCTGGCCCTGGTGTATAATAGTTACCATGGACGCAGTGGAACACACGGACAACAGAAGGCTTGCAGACGCCAGTTCTGGATGCTATTACATGCTTATAGCCCATTGGTGTTGGCTTTTAGTGCTAGAAATAGCAGTGTAATAACATGTTTAAGTGTATCACTATTGTAACGTTTTCTTGATCATCACCCCTCCACCCCCgtcaaaacgcacacacagacacacacactgcagtaaatATGAATGCATCACCTAGATGTACTGTTGTTTCTCtgtataataaatacagtatttcCATTGCACCATTCTGTGTGAAATATTGTGTAATTGCCAATTGTGAGTGATTTACTATCCTATAACAAGTGAGAGTCATTTCACTAACAAATACAGAGATTCTCCAATGTAGGCTTTATGATGTTTTATATCTGATATGATGTTTATGATGTGAAGCCTATACGATGTTTTATTTTCACATGTGGTCTTTATATAAACTTTTAGGATCGTTCATGATCGTTTATGATGTTTTATTTTCACATGTGGGCTTTATGTGATCTTTTATGATGTTTTATGATGTTTTATTCTCTCATGTGGGTTTTCATGATCTTTTGTTTCCAAACAGTTGCTGTGTTAGTGCTGGGTTAGACAGTTAAAGGCCTTATTTACAATGTACCGGCCACGTTATATTAGTTACTTCTTATATCATTATTTGGAAATATACACTGTAACTtgccacatgcttgtgtgtgtgtgtgtgtgtgatctggctCAGACTCGGGCCACATGCGGCAGAGGAAGCCTTCCACCGGAACACATCcgaggaactctctctctctctctctctctccttctctctctctctctctctctctctctctctctctctctctctctctctctctccatatttctcttctctctctctttccttctctcttcaccgttctctccatctctacaccgctccacccctctctctagtgtgtctctctctccctccctccctctaaaaAGCTgttttttctctgctctctctccccctcaattgtatctctgccccctctctgtctctccatgtctcGCTCTCATTTTATCTCTCCCTCCAtatttctgcttctctctctctctctctctctctctctctttctctttctctctctctctgtgtaacagACATATAGTACAAACctcaactccggtgaagttgggacgtttggtaaacagtgaataaaatcaaaatgctatcattttcaaaacattcaatctattcattacatggagaatagtgaaaagacaacatattaagtgttaaaaccgagaaaaaatattgttttgggggacatatgtactcatttctaatttgataaatccaacacgtctcaaaagagttgggacggggacaataaattgcagcaaatgtcgaggaagactaaaaacaaaacaaaagacaacacttaacagttaaatacattaaccgatgagatgattttatataaaaaacagtgttaattcctatcttggacatgaattcaccagcttaaatggtgggtgtattccttgtcatgttttgcaatgttttcctatctgtagtgcttacagtgtgacaggtcttgaccaaaagcccaccattttatcacctgctggtccttatgatggagccaaactgttaaaacatagtagagaatgcaatttgaccttactatgtggcagtaatcgaagatctcccttcaaaatataatgcatgagtggcttttcatgctgtttaaaacccatttataccattcagcactgtatttaactctacagatgagtgagaacatcttaaccaatgcactactgcacccgcatgtcatcatggaggctgacttttgaagctagcactaacacaagttggatggtccattttcactgtagcacaggatgtgcaatgctctattattgtcaaaaagaatggacttctacaacttctgctgacttctgtaagcaaaggacagtttcccatgtcttctgggtctatttcaagtgagctcaagtgcttaggagaatgttacacccctgtatcatttgcacgcattaagcattcttaatatggtcaactttcaatagctctaattcctggagtgctagagtgagtctacagccaatatatatttcatgatgtcatgaacctatacaatgattttaataacaaaaatatgtcttatatacactcaatcgtggtaaatcaaagggaattcaaaaatgtatgtaataactatggtaattattcccttttcatctttaattctgagtgactcagcctctctgtgatgatcttatacctggacacctatattgtccgtcagtacaattcattttgaaatgttcttctttgttgttttatcttatttggatgcttactaaatttcactgatccccgtcccaactcttttgagacgtgttggatttatcaaattagaaattagtacatatgtcccccaaaacaatattttttctcggttttaacacttaatatgttgtcttttcactattctccatctaatgaatagattaaatgttttgaaaatgatagcattttgattttattcactgtttaccaaacgtcccaacttcaccggagttggggtttgtatgtactGGAGGGAggtcaagcacgcacacacgcatgcacgcacgcacacacgcacgcacgcacgcacgcacgcacgcacgcacgcacgcacgcacgcacgcacgcacgcacgcacgcacacacacacacacacacacacacacacacacacacacacgcacacacacagcgccatgAGTCCATCTGATGGCAGGTGAATCCACGTCAGCCGGGAGCAGCCTCAACTTTGGGGGGAGTgtaggagggagggtgtgtgtgtctactgcatCAAGAGGCGTCcagccctcagtgtgtgtgtgtgtgtgtgtgtgtgtgtgtgtgtgtgtgtgtgtgtgtgtgtgtcctcagtccTCTTCTGAGAGGTTTTAAAGGTCCAGAATGCCCACTGAGGCCTCAActcctccctcaaacacacacacacacacacaatcatgcatccacacacacacacaatcatgcatccacacacacacacacacacacacacacacacacacaaacatgcacccacacacacacctgaaccttTCCTGATAAAGTAGagaccccccacatacacacagacacaggcccgcacacacgcgcacacacacacacacacacactgacattcacgcacgtacgcacacacacaaatacaaattgtGAAATGGCAGAGAAGCTGTGTCTATGAAGGCAGTGATTCCTAAATGCTGTTTGGATGCTCAATTTAataacccatcacacacacacacacacacacacacacacacacacacacacacagacacacagacacacagacacacacacacacacacacacacacacacacacacacacacacacacacacacagacacaaagacacacacacacacacagacatgacacacagacacaaagacacacacaagcaaacgcacacacacacacaagcaaacgtacacacacgcaaacgcgcacacacaaacgggcatacacacacacaaacaagtgtgcacatgcacgcgcacacacacacacacacacacatgcacacacacatacaccactgattagtgtgtgttgttgtctctTGTACTAGTTTGGCCTGACGTGATTGTCACTCTGGGGGCTCAGTCATTTAAGACCAGCAGCCTGATTTGAGgcggtgtgttagtgtgtgtgtgtgtgtgtgtgtgtgtgtgtgtgtgtgtgtgtgtgtgtgtgtgtgtgtgtgtgtgtgtgtgtgtgtgtgtgtgtgtgtactagtgtgtgcgTTTCTCATTAAAGATGGGCAGCCTGATGCTCTtctaaagattgtgtgtgtgtgtgtgtgtgtgtgtgtgtgtgtgtgtttggctcatTTAAAGCAAGCAGCCTGATTTtaaaggcggtgtgtgtgtgtgtgtgtgactcatttaATTCGTGCAGTTCAAGACAAACATGTTTGCACAGACGCCTTTTGATATGTCGCCTCCCACTCGCACCAGTcccccatgccacacacacacacacactacttttgaTATCCTCCCACACTCGCACCGGTCCCTCTTCTCTGCAGGGTAGATCTGCTAAcaaccactaacacacacgcgcacacacacacacacacacacgcacacacgcacgcctcccccccacacacatacgcgcgcacatacacttgcgtgtgtgcacacaaacacacacacacacacacacacacgcacgcacgcacgcacgcatgaacgcacgcacgcacgcacgcacgcacgcacacacacacacacacacacacacacgcacgcacgcactcacacacacaaaaagcacacatacacacatatgcacgcacacacgcgccgcgcgcacgcacacaagcacttaCAGCTAAAACCAACTCTAACAAGCTATATAAATCCATCAGCGACAATAGAGTTGGACTGAGGTAATAAATGACAGCTGGTGAAGAAGCGAAAGGCTTCAAatatggacaaaaaaaacaacgAGTTGTCATATCAGAACATTAGTGATTCTTAAAAAACAGTCAAAAGAGATGCGTTGTCGTCATTTCTGGAACAATAAGCATGAAGCTATCGTCAAAACACAAACAAGCGAAAGTCTTTTAAAGTCATTTTTCTCTGTTTTATTCTTTGGTGGGTTATGATCTCATTAACGAGGTATCAAGTGTTGATGAGCATAAACGATGTGTGATAACGTGTGCACGTGTGATAACAAGTGAGTGTGATAACAAGGTAAGAGGCGGTAACGAGATAGATCATTAGCAAGGTAATGAAGGCTGACGAGATAGCTCATTAGCAAAGTAACGAGGGCTGACGAGCAGTAAGGTGCACACCAAGGTAAAGGAGCATTCAGAAGATAATGGCTATTAACGAGGTAAATACTATTAACAAAGATTATGTAGATTATAATAATGGCTGTTAACGAAGATTATGTAATTATTAATGAGTGTTCATGAGAATTTAAAGCACAATGTGTGCTAACGAGGTGAGGAGCGATAACGAGATAGGTGGTAACGAGATCTGAGCTGTAGTCAAGTCTTTACAGAGTTCAAGACACGTCCTAAGACCAGACTAGTCAAGTATGAGACCAGAGTCCAAAGAGGGTTGAGTCCGAGACAACatagggcctttctcaaaaccagaGAACTTAGAAcacagggggtgcatcccaatatgtgaccttgcctcctccacttgcctcctccacttgcttctcgtcatgatgacatcactgacaacagcattatatttcaatatcttgcaaaagctcaattgtaaagtctttttctcatttgcaattgggatggtgaatgaaaaacagtccctcaaaagttgttgtggcgaggctgacagctgggaaactttatcgttttctccacggaggaggggccaggaggcgggacgaggagacaagcacaagtggaggaggcaaggacacatattgggatgcacccagggagaagattcagtctgattggttcccattgtagccagttagctttgcatgcatactgcagttcctatggagtgtccactagttggcgagcgttggtaagtctttcatgtgggaaaatgtatggaatggaaaggggagcccatatgctaa includes the following:
- the LOC134446487 gene encoding uncharacterized protein LOC134446487, translated to EEEEEEEEEEEEEEEEEEEEEEERKDQPERERERERERG